The Coffea arabica cultivar ET-39 chromosome 2c, Coffea Arabica ET-39 HiFi, whole genome shotgun sequence genome includes the window ACGTATAATTGGATGTTCAAAGCGTGTTTAGAGTCCGGTGAGACAAGTTTTACTTATAAAATATTGGATGAGATTGATAGGGTAGGGTTAAGCCGGATGGGAGGACAGAACCGTACGTGAGATTTTCACCTCATACGGCTCCTCAAAGATCACAAATAAATCTAAGGGCATTTCACTATTATTTATCTTGATATTTTGTAAGATAGTTATCCTATAAGTTCGTGAATTAGCATTTTGAGGAATGCTTACCGGGTTTTTGAAGGTTGATGAGGCAAGGCAGATTATTGCAGAATTGAAGCAGAAGTTCTCGAGGAATTCTCCAAGTAGATTGAAGGGAGATTGACTGAGTGGAGAAGTCGAACATGGTGTGCTTTTGAATTGTAGTATGTTATGTTAGCATGGTTATGATCATAAATCTGTAAGCAGGCTATCCTTGTAGAGAACTTCACTTTCTGGGGAAGAAAATTATGATTTACGTGTTGAATTTTGTAGACTGCGAGACGATTATCTTAAGCTTGGTGGAGGTTGATAAATCTTTTAACCGCTATGGCTTCTAAAATTCCTGTTTGAGTTTAAGACAATGACAATCTGTCATTGTCTTTGACGCGAGCTCCCTTGCTTGTTTCTATGCTTTTTTTCACGTCTTTCTGCAAGCAGTTGCTATCGCTTTCATATTCTTCCTTGCCTGCCTCGTACTAACTGTAATTagatacgttcaaattcaattaCCTAAGAGTTCCTGGCATCTGCAATCACTTCCTAAATGCATCCAATTACCAGTCTTCCTGATGCGCAATCATTTTTGGTCGAGTACAATGGAACAGATCTAATTGAACTAGGCCATTTGGACCGACCCTTTTAACTACCTCGACGTAAAGCAACCTGGATACTTGGGACCTTTTATGTCCCCATTCCACTGGAAAAAATCGGTTAGGAACGAAGGTTAACCACTCTTATTTGACAATCCGATCTGAACCCCTTTGGGAATTCTCAGAAGACTGCTCTAGGTTTGCCATACAATAACAGGAGCCTAATTAAACTAGCTTCCCAGTGAAACATTTCACTGCATTGGTTTATCTGCCTTGTACGCACAGGGCGCAATCATGAGAGAGCCAAGAGAACACGCTGTAAAATGTTCTTCGTGCGCGCCAGAAAGTTTTTAAGTATTAAAGACGAGATAGGAAACCACAATCAACATAGCAAGGACCACAAGCGTATCTAAAAACCAGAACTCAATACGAAAAGTAGCAAATGTCATGATAAATATCAAGATAATTCCACATAACCAGAGCTAAAATCTGATCTCAGAGGCATAACATCAAGCCTCCAAACTCGACCGAAGtcaaaacttataaataccCTAATGCAAGGGATCATCACATATACGTTAAGCAAATAGGTTGAGAACCTCAGCATCAGATGACTCTTCACTCATAGATCCAAGGATGAAGGCTGCTCTGCCATTCTGCAATTCCTTCTGGGAACCACAGAGCAATTTCTTTCCTTGCACTCTCAACTCCATCACTTCCGTGAATAACATTCCTGAAACGACCAAGTTTATGCAGCACGCATCAATACAAGGATTTGCCACTATTATCTAAATTCTTGAGCAATTGATTGGTGAGAAAGGATAGGACCAAGTATCACTTAGAATACATAGCCAACAGATAGGACACTGTCAACCTCATGAGTGACACATTGTGATTCAACAATATGTGaatctctttccaaaatttagtgTGGGACACATGCCAATAAAAAACAAATTACTTTCTTCTCAAGCTGCTAGCAGCCAAGAAGAAACAGTAATGTTGCCAGAGCAGCCAGAGGAACTTTCTCCAAAGCAGGGAAACCTCAGTCAGATGAGACATGACCCCCAAAACACCAAGAAAAACACATAGCAACAAGGCATTGTCTCTCATTCTTGCACATAAACACCATTCAAGTTTCTAGTCATCCTTGAACTAAAAAGGCAACACACTCAGAACAGATGCAGGAGGTCTTGACAGTTCAAACAAATCTGACAATTAGCACTGGACATCCAGAAAACTAACAATTAATAATACAGAGCTTCAATAAAGAATCTCTTTAACATGCTAAAGATGAAAAAGTATGCTCTCGGAAGAGTACAATCTAACGACATAAGAGCTACATAAAACCAGAACTAGATAAGAAGCAATCATACCTGCCAATATCAATAGCGAAGTCGCCACGGATTGTTCCAGGAGCAGACTCTGCAGGGTTTGTTGCTCCAATGATCTTCCTGCCAGTTGTCACAACATTCTTACCCTCCCAAACCATAGCGACCACAGGGCCAGAAATGATGTACTCCACCAATCCATTAAAGAATGGCTTGGCAGACAAGTCAGCATAGTGCTTCTCAGCAAAGGGACGGTCCACAGTGATGAGCTTCAAGCCTTCATCATAATCCATAACAAAGCAAAGCAGATACATCAATCTAGGCTGTCAAGATGTAGAAACATAATTTGCAAAACTCCCAACAATCATCACCATCAGCAAATATATCAGGTAATATAATATACCATAATATCAACATATAAGCTGGAAAATTGCTTCATGCATAGGTGCCAGAATTTCCAAGAACAACATTTCAACAACAGAGACGGGtgcttttaaaccaaaaatagaTAAACAACACAAAAAGCTGCACTACTTACCTTTCAAGGTGAATCCTTTCTTCTCAAATCTGCCAATAATCTCGCCAACCTGAAACAGAGGATAAGGTAAAATGAACTCAGTAAACACCAGCAGTACACAAATTCCATATTCTGAGCATTTTCTGCATAAAAACCTTAGATCAGCTGTATCTCTCAACAACTGTCATAAACCCAGCAAATTTTCAAGCCCAATTTCACTTTCCCAGCTGCAACAAACTAACTTTCAGagcccccaccccccccccccccccccaaaaattCCATAT containing:
- the LOC113726887 gene encoding nucleoside diphosphate kinase B, with product MEQTFIMIKPDGVQRGLVGEIIGRFEKKGFTLKGLKLITVDRPFAEKHYADLSAKPFFNGLVEYIISGPVVAMVWEGKNVVTTGRKIIGATNPAESAPGTIRGDFAIDIGRNVIHGSDGVESARKEIALWFPEGIAEWQSSLHPWIYE